One region of Candidatus Epulonipiscium sp. genomic DNA includes:
- a CDS encoding L,D-transpeptidase family protein, translated as MKKKTYLDLITKMIFILGVTTIILGLGPNIISAEENKPREMIDFGVELGILQKGTAKALINGYWVPSFTHEGYTMIALADLNNYGFDIKFDNELKKISVNKSEIKEVTGFDEEQIENKERSLIGKPMVHTNLSIYIGNRKIPCYAVEGSTFIYFNDLSLFGYLEWNSGTKEASLLLNDNIYKNDLQVELAGNKIINNNNSNIDLSLVHIWHNEKSKENTIVQDSVYEISENAIVEFNVDKFELHQKNIYLGTVVKGSNLLENPFYEQDLDYYQSKKIIGYALKLYKTPEEKLLSLVKPSIIIGTMKKAAGGFQNGEKVEILYAQSGYWYECKSLTTEKKGRIPWGSVDIPRDPPTNKNQMTKEEVESYANLKGFTSNTNYFVWTDLDRQMTHVLKKENGKWKLLRSMLSSTGKNITPTPRGSFTIKDRGAYFGKGYMCKNWVRIWGDYLYHSILMDVTGSYILETNVLGKRASQGCIRLSLENSKWFYNTVPTNTAVWIN; from the coding sequence ATGAAGAAGAAAACATATCTTGACTTAATTACTAAGATGATATTTATTCTAGGGGTTACCACTATTATATTAGGACTAGGTCCTAATATAATATCTGCCGAAGAAAATAAGCCTAGGGAGATGATAGATTTTGGTGTAGAGCTAGGCATATTGCAAAAGGGCACGGCTAAAGCATTGATTAATGGATATTGGGTACCTTCATTTACACATGAAGGTTATACCATGATAGCATTGGCGGACTTAAACAATTATGGATTTGACATTAAATTTGATAATGAATTAAAAAAGATATCCGTAAATAAAAGTGAAATTAAAGAAGTTACGGGGTTCGATGAGGAACAGATAGAAAATAAGGAAAGAAGCCTTATAGGTAAGCCTATGGTTCATACAAATCTATCCATATATATAGGTAATAGAAAAATTCCTTGTTATGCCGTGGAGGGCTCAACTTTTATATATTTTAATGATTTGTCATTGTTTGGATATTTAGAGTGGAACAGTGGGACTAAAGAAGCCTCTTTATTACTAAATGATAATATTTATAAAAATGATTTACAGGTTGAATTAGCAGGAAACAAGATTATAAATAATAATAATAGTAATATAGATTTAAGTTTAGTTCATATTTGGCATAATGAAAAAAGCAAGGAAAACACTATAGTCCAAGATAGTGTTTATGAAATATCGGAAAATGCAATTGTGGAATTCAATGTGGATAAATTTGAACTCCATCAAAAAAACATATATTTAGGTACTGTAGTCAAGGGCAGCAATTTATTGGAAAATCCATTTTATGAACAGGATTTGGATTATTATCAATCAAAAAAGATAATTGGATATGCCCTTAAGCTTTATAAAACGCCGGAAGAAAAGTTATTATCCCTTGTTAAACCCTCAATAATAATAGGGACCATGAAAAAGGCAGCAGGGGGATTTCAAAATGGGGAGAAAGTAGAAATACTATATGCACAGAGCGGCTATTGGTATGAGTGTAAAAGTCTTACTACAGAGAAAAAAGGAAGGATTCCTTGGGGTTCTGTTGATATACCTAGGGACCCCCCTACTAATAAAAATCAAATGACCAAAGAAGAAGTAGAATCCTATGCTAATCTAAAGGGATTTACCAGTAATACTAATTATTTTGTATGGACCGACTTGGATAGACAAATGACACATGTATTAAAGAAGGAAAATGGTAAGTGGAAGCTCCTTCGCAGTATGTTATCTTCCACGGGTAAAAACATAACCCCGACCCCAAGAGGTTCTTTCACAATCAAGGATAGGGGGGCTTATTTTGGAAAAGGGTATATGTGCAAGAATTGGGTTCGAATATGGGGAGATTATTTGTATCATTCTATACTTATGGATGTAACTGGGAGCTATATATTAGAAACCAATGTCCTAGGAAAGAGAGCTTCTCAGGGGTGCATAAGGCTTTCCCTAGAAAATAGCAAATGGTTCTATAATACAGTACCTACAAATACAGCTGTATGGATAAATTAA
- a CDS encoding DNA topoisomerase: MSIEKKENAYNNESISLLKGADRVRLRPSVIFGSDGLSGCQHAVFEILANSIDEAREGFGDKIEITLFEDSSIMIKDDGRGIPLDYNEKEKRYNWELVFCELYAGGKYDNNSGETYEYSLGLNGLGSCAAQYSSEYMEVTVYRDGFKYDLYFEKGSNIGGMKKDKYDGKQTGTIIKWKPDIEVFTDIRIPISYFQETLKKQAVVNAGLVFILKDEASGETYEYCYKNGILDYIHEIDNKKGFSSIQFFEHETSGKDREDKPEYKVKMQIGFCFNNEINVLEYFHNSSFLEYGGAPDKAVKSAFVYAIDQYLKSENKYNKNEKKITFMDIEDSLILISNSFSTITSYENQTKKAITNSFIQEAMTAFLKKQLEIYFIENKEEADKISEQILINKRSREKAEKTRIDIKKKLGGKIDVINRVKKFVDCRTKDKSKRELYIVEGDSALGSCKLGRNAEFQAIMPVRGKILNCLKADEHRIFKSEVITDLLKVLGCGVELHNKYSKDLNTFKLDKLQWDKVIICTDADVDGYQIRTLILTMLYKLVPTLIKEGKVYIAETPLFEINTNRKTYFAYDEGEKKKILSQIRSTYTIQRSKGLGENDPDMMWETTMNPETRRLIRILPDDVTLTQETFEVLLGDNLNGRKNYISQYGYLYIEDLDVI; encoded by the coding sequence ATGTCTATAGAAAAAAAGGAAAATGCATACAACAATGAGAGTATATCACTTTTAAAGGGGGCCGATAGAGTTAGATTAAGGCCAAGTGTAATATTTGGTTCAGATGGGCTTAGCGGTTGTCAACATGCCGTATTTGAAATATTAGCCAATTCTATCGATGAAGCGAGGGAAGGATTTGGAGACAAAATAGAAATAACTCTCTTTGAGGATTCCTCTATTATGATTAAGGATGATGGAAGGGGAATACCCTTAGATTATAACGAGAAAGAGAAAAGATATAATTGGGAGCTAGTATTTTGCGAGTTATACGCCGGGGGAAAGTACGATAATAATAGCGGAGAAACTTACGAATACAGCCTAGGATTAAATGGCCTTGGGAGTTGTGCGGCCCAGTACAGTTCGGAATATATGGAGGTTACTGTATACAGGGATGGATTCAAATACGATTTGTATTTTGAAAAGGGCAGTAATATCGGAGGCATGAAAAAAGATAAATACGATGGAAAGCAAACAGGAACGATTATCAAATGGAAACCTGATATTGAGGTTTTTACGGATATCCGTATCCCCATATCTTATTTTCAGGAAACCCTAAAAAAACAAGCAGTTGTTAATGCAGGCCTTGTATTTATCCTAAAAGATGAGGCATCGGGGGAAACTTATGAATACTGCTATAAAAACGGGATTCTCGACTATATCCATGAGATAGATAACAAAAAAGGTTTTTCATCTATCCAGTTTTTTGAACATGAAACAAGTGGAAAAGATAGAGAAGACAAACCAGAATATAAAGTCAAAATGCAAATAGGCTTTTGTTTTAATAACGAAATCAATGTCCTAGAATACTTTCATAACTCCAGTTTCCTAGAATATGGCGGTGCTCCCGATAAAGCAGTAAAAAGTGCATTTGTCTATGCAATCGATCAATATTTAAAATCAGAAAATAAATATAATAAAAATGAAAAAAAGATTACTTTCATGGATATAGAAGACAGCTTGATTTTAATTAGTAATTCTTTTTCTACCATAACAAGTTACGAAAACCAAACCAAGAAGGCGATTACAAATAGCTTTATACAAGAGGCTATGACGGCCTTCCTAAAAAAACAATTAGAAATATATTTTATCGAGAACAAAGAAGAAGCAGATAAAATATCCGAACAGATACTAATTAATAAAAGAAGTAGAGAAAAAGCGGAAAAGACTCGAATTGATATTAAAAAGAAATTAGGAGGCAAGATTGATGTTATCAATCGGGTCAAAAAATTCGTAGACTGTAGGACAAAGGATAAGTCAAAAAGGGAATTATATATAGTTGAAGGTGATTCTGCCCTAGGTTCTTGTAAGCTAGGAAGAAACGCAGAATTTCAAGCAATAATGCCTGTTAGAGGGAAAATCTTAAATTGTTTAAAAGCTGATGAACATAGAATATTCAAAAGTGAAGTGATAACAGACCTTCTGAAAGTTTTAGGCTGTGGGGTAGAGCTTCATAATAAATACAGTAAAGACCTTAATACTTTTAAACTGGACAAGCTCCAATGGGATAAGGTTATTATTTGCACCGATGCCGATGTGGATGGATACCAAATCCGTACATTGATTTTGACTATGCTCTATAAGCTTGTTCCTACCTTGATTAAAGAGGGAAAGGTATATATAGCAGAAACCCCACTTTTTGAAATCAATACAAATAGAAAAACCTATTTTGCCTATGATGAAGGAGAAAAGAAAAAGATACTTTCTCAAATTAGAAGCACATATACAATCCAGCGTTCTAAAGGCCTTGGAGAAAATGATCCCGATATGATGTGGGAGACAACTATGAACCCAGAAACAAGAAGACTAATAAGGATACTCCCTGACGATGTAACATTAACCCAAGAAACCTTTGAAGTCCTCTTAGGGGATAATCTAAATGGAAGAAAAAACTACATTTCCCAATACGGTTATCTTTATATAGAAGATTTAGACGTAATATAA
- a CDS encoding topoisomerase IV, whose product MEKELTITQKITDTLKQNYMPYAMSVIISRAIPEIDGFKPAHRKLLYTMYKMGLLKGNRTKSANIVGQTMRLNPHGDQAIYETMVRLTTGAESLLVPFIDSKGNFGKQYSKDMAYAASRYTEAKLMPICMEIFSDIDKDTVDFVDNYDGTMKEPMLLPTTFPNILVNPNQGIAVGMANNICPFNLREICKATIAYLKDENIDLSKYIKSPDFPTGGKIIYNDGEMNEVLETGRGSFKIRAIYGYDKKNNSIEITQIPYTTTVEAIIDRLVALIKTGKIKEINDIRDETDLGGLKLTLDLKRNIDPDELMAKLYTLTPLEDNFNCNFNILIDGQPRVMGVREILYEWTRFRIKCIRRKAKFDINKKTEKMHLLLGLQKILLNIDKAVKIIRDTQKEKDVIPNLMTGFSIDKTQAEFIAEIKLRNLNKEYILNRTKEIDILKEELESLSELIENEKKIKTVIEEELKGVSKKFGQPRISKIISEEKVVTISKEDLIEDYAVNVFLTKHQYIKKISPASLRGNSNHDLKDGDKILQEIEINNKGDILLFSNKQNVYKIKAYELEDTKASSLGDYIPNVIDLDEDEEIIFITHGGTYEGNLLIAFENGRVVKIPLRLYETKQNRRKLLNGFYGRSKCIRILHIVDDIDILLLRNDNRGAFINTSLISVGRQRSTAGTQGVKMTKKTILKSFFTVDEFPNEDIEDFRRNTLPAAVKSIYKQTKLNI is encoded by the coding sequence ATGGAAAAAGAACTGACCATCACTCAAAAAATTACCGATACCTTGAAACAAAATTATATGCCTTATGCTATGAGCGTAATAATATCCCGAGCTATTCCGGAGATAGACGGATTTAAACCTGCCCATAGAAAATTGCTATATACCATGTATAAGATGGGTCTCCTTAAAGGAAATCGAACAAAATCGGCAAATATAGTAGGTCAAACAATGCGTCTTAATCCTCATGGGGATCAAGCAATATACGAGACTATGGTACGACTTACCACAGGCGCAGAATCTCTTTTAGTTCCATTTATAGATTCGAAAGGGAACTTTGGTAAACAATACTCAAAAGATATGGCCTATGCTGCCTCAAGATATACAGAGGCAAAACTTATGCCAATTTGCATGGAAATTTTTTCTGATATTGATAAAGATACTGTGGATTTTGTGGATAACTATGACGGAACAATGAAAGAACCTATGCTTTTACCTACGACATTTCCTAATATACTGGTTAATCCTAATCAAGGGATAGCCGTGGGAATGGCAAATAATATCTGTCCTTTTAATTTAAGAGAAATATGCAAGGCTACCATAGCCTACCTAAAAGATGAAAATATCGACTTATCAAAGTATATCAAATCCCCTGACTTCCCTACGGGAGGGAAAATCATTTATAATGATGGGGAAATGAATGAAGTCTTAGAAACCGGCAGGGGTAGCTTTAAGATTCGGGCAATATATGGTTATGACAAGAAAAATAATTCCATCGAAATTACCCAAATTCCTTATACTACAACAGTAGAAGCTATCATCGATAGATTGGTAGCATTGATTAAAACAGGAAAAATAAAAGAAATAAATGATATCAGGGACGAAACAGATTTGGGAGGATTAAAATTAACCCTGGATTTAAAAAGAAATATAGATCCTGATGAGCTAATGGCTAAACTTTACACATTAACTCCTTTAGAAGATAATTTTAATTGTAACTTTAATATACTTATCGATGGGCAACCACGGGTAATGGGTGTAAGGGAGATACTATACGAATGGACTAGATTTAGAATAAAATGTATTAGAAGGAAAGCAAAATTTGATATAAACAAAAAAACAGAAAAAATGCATCTGCTTTTGGGACTTCAAAAAATATTATTAAATATTGATAAAGCTGTTAAAATAATAAGAGATACCCAAAAAGAAAAAGATGTTATACCTAACTTAATGACGGGATTTAGCATTGATAAAACACAGGCTGAATTTATTGCAGAAATAAAACTTAGAAATCTTAATAAAGAATATATCTTAAATCGTACCAAGGAAATAGATATCTTAAAAGAGGAGTTAGAGAGTCTTTCAGAACTTATAGAAAACGAGAAAAAAATTAAGACTGTTATTGAAGAGGAACTTAAGGGAGTATCAAAAAAATTTGGTCAACCTAGAATAAGCAAAATCATATCAGAAGAAAAAGTGGTAACAATTTCAAAAGAAGACTTAATAGAGGATTATGCTGTTAATGTGTTTTTAACAAAGCATCAATATATTAAAAAGATTTCTCCGGCATCTCTTAGGGGCAACTCCAATCACGATTTGAAAGATGGGGATAAAATCCTACAAGAAATAGAGATTAATAATAAGGGGGATATATTGCTGTTTTCTAATAAGCAAAATGTATACAAAATAAAAGCCTATGAATTAGAAGATACCAAAGCAAGTAGTTTAGGGGATTATATTCCGAATGTAATTGATTTAGACGAAGATGAAGAAATTATCTTTATTACCCACGGGGGTACCTATGAAGGGAATTTATTAATTGCCTTCGAGAACGGCAGAGTTGTAAAAATACCCTTAAGACTATACGAAACAAAGCAAAACAGAAGAAAACTTCTTAATGGATTTTATGGCCGTTCAAAATGTATACGAATCCTTCATATTGTTGATGATATAGATATCCTTTTATTAAGAAATGATAATAGGGGCGCCTTTATTAATACTAGCTTGATTAGCGTAGGAAGGCAGAGGTCTACTGCCGGTACCCAGGGAGTTAAAATGACCAAAAAAACAATACTAAAATCATTTTTTACAGTGGATGAATTTCCCAACGAGGACATAGAAGATTTCAGGAGAAACACTCTCCCTGCTGCCGTTAAATCTATTTACAAACAAACAAAACTAAATATATAA
- the hpt gene encoding hypoxanthine phosphoribosyltransferase, which yields MKNDIKKILFTEEELAKRVQELGEIISKDYEGEEITVIGILKGSNIFMGDLIRKIDIPVYIDFMVVSSYGQSTESSGVVRVLKDLEQDIEGKNILIVEDVIDTGLTLNYLKENLLRRNPKSLRICSLLDKPARRKVDLFIDYIGFEIPDEFIVGYGIDYAEKYRSLPYVAVLKNEIYE from the coding sequence ATGAAAAACGACATTAAAAAAATACTATTTACCGAGGAAGAATTAGCAAAAAGGGTACAGGAACTTGGAGAAATTATTTCTAAAGATTATGAGGGAGAGGAGATTACCGTCATAGGAATCCTCAAAGGCTCTAACATATTTATGGGGGATTTAATCCGTAAAATAGACATCCCTGTATACATTGATTTTATGGTGGTATCAAGCTATGGACAGTCTACAGAAAGCAGTGGAGTAGTTAGGGTATTAAAAGACTTAGAACAGGATATAGAGGGGAAAAACATACTAATAGTGGAGGATGTTATAGATACAGGGCTAACCCTAAACTATCTAAAGGAAAACCTACTAAGGAGAAACCCTAAATCCTTAAGGATTTGTTCATTATTAGATAAACCTGCAAGACGCAAGGTAGATTTATTTATAGATTATATAGGATTTGAAATACCAGATGAATTTATTGTAGGTTACGGGATTGACTATGCAGAGAAATATAGAAGCCTCCCCTATGTAGCAGTGCTGAAAAATGAAATATACGAATAA
- a CDS encoding (2Fe-2S) ferredoxin domain-containing protein, which produces MITVEVCIGVDCHFKGAYKVVSALEKLVKQNNFTDKVIIKGGFCLGNCTKAVSVTINKEEVYSVQPENVDKFFKEHIQSRIELCSL; this is translated from the coding sequence ATGATAACTGTTGAGGTATGTATTGGAGTTGATTGCCACTTTAAAGGAGCTTACAAGGTTGTTAGTGCTTTGGAAAAATTAGTAAAGCAAAATAATTTTACAGATAAAGTTATAATTAAAGGTGGATTTTGCTTGGGTAATTGTACAAAAGCAGTGTCAGTTACGATTAATAAGGAAGAAGTATATTCTGTTCAACCGGAAAATGTGGACAAATTCTTCAAGGAACATATTCAGAGCAGGATAGAACTATGTAGTCTGTAG
- a CDS encoding peptidylprolyl isomerase, which yields MEKNPIVTLTMENEDKVKLELYPDKAPNTVNNFISLINKGFYDGIIFHRIIKGFMIQGGDPEGSGMGGPGYSIKGEFKINGVENNLKHKKGVISMARAQNPDSAGSQFFIMHEDSPHLDGQYASFGKVIEGLEIVDKIADVKTDYSDRPLEEQKIKTMTVDTFGKKYPEPQII from the coding sequence ATGGAAAAAAATCCGATTGTTACGCTTACTATGGAAAATGAAGATAAAGTAAAATTAGAATTATACCCTGATAAAGCGCCTAATACAGTTAATAATTTTATTTCTTTAATAAATAAGGGTTTTTACGATGGTATTATTTTTCATAGGATTATAAAAGGATTCATGATTCAAGGGGGAGACCCAGAGGGTTCAGGAATGGGAGGACCCGGCTATAGTATCAAAGGTGAATTTAAGATAAATGGAGTCGAAAATAACCTTAAACATAAAAAAGGAGTCATATCTATGGCCAGGGCTCAAAACCCCGATTCGGCAGGCTCACAATTTTTTATTATGCATGAAGATTCCCCACATTTAGATGGACAATATGCATCTTTTGGAAAAGTAATAGAAGGCCTAGAAATAGTTGATAAGATTGCCGATGTTAAGACAGACTATTCAGACCGCCCCTTGGAGGAACAAAAAATTAAAACAATGACCGTAGATACTTTCGGTAAAAAATATCCCGAACCACAGATAATATAA
- a CDS encoding phosphatidic acid phosphatase — MKPIKEFLYKNKHFFILLYYFVILLGYQHLNKTTIPKYYMYHPIDSHIPFVPIMVVPYLFWYVFITASLVYLGFNCKEDFYRLALFMFTGMTLSFVIFIIFPNGQKLRPVITDTDVFSRLIALIYSTDNPTNSAPSMHVIDTMAVYIALKKNQTLNKIKSFQAASFIISVLIIISTVMIKQHSILDMMYGFL, encoded by the coding sequence ATGAAGCCAATAAAAGAATTTCTATATAAAAACAAACATTTTTTTATTCTTCTTTACTATTTTGTTATCTTGTTAGGTTATCAGCATCTTAATAAAACAACAATACCTAAATACTATATGTACCACCCTATTGATAGCCATATTCCTTTTGTACCCATAATGGTAGTGCCTTACCTTTTTTGGTATGTTTTTATTACTGCTTCTTTGGTGTATTTAGGTTTTAACTGCAAAGAAGATTTTTATCGTCTTGCTCTTTTTATGTTTACAGGGATGACTCTTTCCTTTGTAATATTTATAATCTTCCCAAACGGACAAAAGCTAAGACCTGTTATTACAGATACAGATGTTTTTTCTAGGCTTATTGCCCTTATTTACTCTACAGATAATCCGACTAATTCCGCTCCAAGTATGCATGTTATCGATACCATGGCGGTTTATATTGCTCTTAAGAAAAATCAAACCTTAAATAAGATTAAAAGTTTCCAGGCTGCATCTTTTATCATTTCTGTACTCATTATTATATCCACCGTTATGATTAAGCAGCATTCCATCCTTGATATGATGTATGGTTTTTTGTAA
- a CDS encoding helix-turn-helix transcriptional regulator — MSTYDNAKAMRELRKRRKQKGLCTRCGKPVKHGNVQCNLCREYSKTYALLHPKEKVIIRSLKSWDIKNTKLYNILMDKKISIPQLAEMVGVSSRSVDRWVFEGSIPKIENREKVNAHLGIEIFEVE, encoded by the coding sequence TTGAGTACCTATGATAACGCAAAGGCAATGAGAGAACTAAGAAAAAGGAGAAAGCAAAAAGGGTTATGCACCAGATGCGGTAAACCTGTAAAGCATGGCAATGTCCAGTGTAATCTCTGCAGAGAATATTCCAAGACCTATGCCCTTCTTCATCCAAAAGAAAAGGTTATAATTCGCAGCTTGAAATCTTGGGATATAAAAAACACCAAACTATACAATATCCTAATGGATAAAAAGATCTCCATTCCACAATTGGCAGAGATGGTAGGGGTATCCTCAAGAAGTGTAGATAGATGGGTGTTTGAAGGTTCAATCCCTAAAATAGAAAATAGGGAAAAGGTGAATGCTCACCTTGGCATAGAAATATTCGAAGTAGAATAA
- a CDS encoding phospholipase: MGFIENSYNKTLRLSFAMLNPLKKSVIRTQCKVHKFINFSALQILMNDGYTKEYSFFEKYIDSINEGAVWADQDFKSSAHFYNPYTDKGLYGRVNAKVLSDKYYTKAINLWKVAEREKSMFYLGAALHILQDMVIPQHANVRLLDNHRQYETFVKRTYRYIKNFKVERGAYILDSLEEYIKLNARTAMKLYKRFKIIEEDEQRFYRITRCILPLAERTTAGCMVMFYKRISSSKRAKS, encoded by the coding sequence ATGGGTTTTATAGAAAACAGCTATAATAAGACTTTAAGGTTGTCTTTTGCCATGCTTAACCCTCTTAAAAAATCCGTTATTAGGACCCAGTGTAAAGTTCATAAATTTATTAATTTCTCGGCTCTTCAGATATTAATGAATGATGGCTATACTAAAGAATACAGTTTTTTTGAAAAATATATTGATTCGATTAACGAAGGAGCCGTCTGGGCCGATCAGGATTTTAAAAGCAGTGCCCATTTTTATAATCCATACACGGATAAAGGGCTTTATGGCAGGGTCAATGCCAAGGTTTTATCCGATAAATATTATACCAAAGCAATAAATTTATGGAAAGTTGCGGAAAGGGAAAAATCCATGTTTTATCTAGGGGCAGCCCTTCATATTCTTCAAGATATGGTTATACCCCAACATGCCAATGTAAGGCTGCTGGATAACCATAGGCAATACGAAACTTTTGTAAAGAGAACATATAGATATATAAAGAATTTCAAAGTGGAAAGAGGGGCTTATATATTAGATTCCCTTGAGGAATATATTAAATTAAATGCAAGAACAGCTATGAAACTTTATAAAAGATTTAAGATAATCGAAGAAGATGAACAAAGATTTTATCGTATCACCAGATGTATACTACCCTTAGCAGAAAGAACTACTGCCGGATGTATGGTAATGTTTTATAAAAGAATCAGCTCTTCAAAACGAGCTAAATCCTAA